From Etheostoma cragini isolate CJK2018 chromosome 1, CSU_Ecrag_1.0, whole genome shotgun sequence, a single genomic window includes:
- the dennd5a gene encoding DENN domain-containing protein 5A isoform X4 encodes MTTGFSSGSCRFADYFVICGLDTESGLEPDELSGENFEQSPLRRTFKSKVLAHYPDNVEWNPFDQDAVGMLCMPKGLAFRTQVDSLEPQFHSFIITREDGSRTYGCALTFFEEVTSKQICSAMQTLYHMHNAEQYDILHTPTSPPGPEDQRQQHSQPRPVLHAAPAISRLQRFNSYDISRDTLYVSKCICLITPMAFPQACRKVLQQLHQAVSSPQPPPLPLESFIYNILYEVPLPPSGRSLKFSGVYGPVVCQRPSTCELPLFDFSIGEMINLLGMENVLQLFTCALLEMQILLYSQHYQRLMIVAESITALMFPFQWQHVYVPILPASLLHFLDAPVPYLMGLHSNGQDDRTKLELPQEANLCFVDIDNHFIELPEELPQFPNKLEFIQEISAVLMSFGVSPEGNIHSSDSQAKYRGFRSVDMVSDKRNGNLASPLNSYLLRENETIARLQALVKRTGVSLAKLEVREDASSNKDMRVQCDEEELKMHQLNIHVREVFANRFTQMFADYEVFVIQPSQDKESWFTNRDQMQNFDKASFLSDQPEPYLPFLSRFLETQMFASFIDSKILCHDDEEKEHTLRVFDSRVDKIRMLNVRTPTLRTSMYQKCTTIEEAEKAIEMRMVKIDHTALHPHLLDMKIGQGRYEQGFFPRLQSDVLSTGPTSNKWAKRSAPAQWRRRDRQKQHAEHLYLDNDQREKYIQEARNLGTTIRQPKLSNLSPSVIAQTNWKFVEGLLKECRNKTKRMLVEKMGREAVELGHGEVSITGVEENTLIASLCDLLERIWSHGLQVKQGKSALWSHLLHYQESKEKKNATPGGLGPPGFIHDTERRKSDGGGSAMPPLKVSLIQDMRHIQNISEIKTDVGKARAWVRLSMEKKLLSRHLKQLLSEHELTKKLYKRYAFLRCDDEKEQFLYHLLSFNAVDYFCFTNVFTTIMIPYHVVAVPSKKLGGSMFTANPWVCVSGELAETGVLQVPRNTLEITFECQNLGKLTTVQMGHDNTGLYAKWLVECVVVRNEITGHTYKFPCGRWLGKGVDDGSLERILVGELMTPSTENDERMCRTPPMQQSPGMMRRFVTISPSSKPKLNTGQIQEGVGEAINGIVKHFHKPEKERGSLTLLLCGEYGLVWALEQVFQHGFKSPRLFKNVFIWDFLEKSQVYFESAEQREVTPDENWQTRVRHFCRFMRAINNTSRNIGKDGKFQMLVCLGARDHLLHHWIALLADCPITAQMYEDIALMKDRSLVNSLIRVLQTLQEFNITLEASLVKGVGI; translated from the exons ATGACAACCGGCTTCAGCTCCGGTTCCTGCCGCTTCGCAGATTATTTTGTGATCTGCGGACTCGACACCGAGAGCGGGCTGGAACCCGACGAACTGTCCG GTGAGAATTTTGAGCAGAGTCCATTGCGGAGAACCTTCAAATCCAAAGTCCTAGCACATTATCCAGACAATGTCGAGTGGAATCCATTTGACCAGGATGCAGTTGGCATG CTGTGTATGCCGAAGGGTCTGGCATTTAGGACACAGGTTGATTCCCTTGAGCCTCAGTTCCACTCCTTTATCATCACTAGAGAGGATGGCTCTCGGACCTACGGCTGCGCCCTCACCTTCTTCGAGGAGGTGACCAGTAAGCAGATCTGCAGTGCCATGCAGACTCTTTACCACATGCACAACGCAGAGCAGTACGACATCTTGCACACTCCCACCTCCCCACCAGGACCTGAGGATCAGCGGCAACAACACTCCCAGCCTCGTCCTGTGCTGCACGCTGCACCGGCCATCTCCCGACTGCAGCGCTTCAACTCGTATGACATCAGTCGGGACACGCTGTACGTGTCAAAGTGCATCTGCTTGATCACACCCATGGCCTTCCCTCAGGCCTGCAGGAAGGTGCTGCAGCAGCTTCACCAGGCTGTCTCATCCCCccagcccccacccctcccgTTAGAGAGCTTCATCTACAACATCCTCTATGAAGTACCCCTGCCACCCTCCGGGCGTTCCCTCAAGTTCTCAGGCGTGTACGGGCCTGTGGTATGCCAGAGGCCGAGCACATGTGAGCTGCCACTCTTTGACTTTTCCATTGGTGAAATGATTAATCTGCTGGGTATGGAGAACGTTCTTCAGCTTTTCACCTGTGCCCTGCTCGAGATGCAGATACTTCTCTACTCACAGC ATTACCAGAGGCTGATGATAGTGGCAGAGAGCATCACGGCCTTAATGTTCCCCTTCCAGTGGCAGCATGTGTACGTTCCCATTCTGCCCGCCTCCCTCCTTCACTTCCTGGACGCTCCTGTGCCGTATCTCATGGGCCTCCACTCCAACGGACAGGATGACCGCACCAAGCTAGAGCTGCCACAGGAG GCTAACTTGTGTTTTGTGGACATCGACAACCACTTCATCGAACTGCCAGAGGAGTTGCCCCAGTTCCCAAACAAACTAGAGTTCATTCAGGAGATCTCAGCGGTGCTCATGTCATTTGGCGTATCTCCAGAGGGAAACATTCACTCCAGCGACAGCCAGGCCAAGTACAGAGGCTTCCGATCTGTTGACATGGTCTCTGACAAGCGTAACGGCAACCTGGCCTCGCCGCTCAACTCCTACCTGCTGAGGGAGAATGAAACTATCGCCAGACTGCAGGCTCTGGTCAAGAGGACGGGGGTCAGCCTGGCGAAG CTGGAGGTGAGAGAGGATGCCAGCAGCAATAAGGATATGCGGGTTCAGTGTGATGAGGAGGAGCTAAAGATGCACCAGCTCAACATCCATGTGCGCGAGGTTTTCGCCAACCGATTCACCCAGATGTTCGCAGACTACGAGGTGTTTGTAATCCAGCCGAGCCAGGACAAAGAGTCCTGGTTCACCAATCGAGACCAGATGCAGAACTTTGACAAA GCCTCGTTCCTGTCTGACCAACCAGAGCCCTACCTGCCCTTCCTGTCACGTTTCTTGGAGACGCAGATGTTTGCCTCTTTCATTGACAGTAAGATCCTCTGTCATgatgatgaagagaaagagcACACGCTGAGGGTGTTTGACTCCCGAGTGGATAAGATTCGGATGCTAAACGTCCGCACGCCCACACTGCGCACCTCAATGTACCAGAAATGCACAACCATTGAAGAAGCAG AGAAAGCCATCGAGATGAGAATGGTAAAGATCGACCACACCGCCCTGCACCCCCACCTGCTGGACATGAAGATCGGCCAGGGACGCTACGAGCAGGGCTTCTTCCCCCGACTGCAGTCTGATGTGCTCTCCACTGGGCCTACCAGCAACAA GTGGGCCAAGAGGAGTGCTCCTGCCCAGTGGAGGCGGAGGGATCGACAGAAGCAGCACGCGGAGCACCTTTACTTAGACAACGACCAGAGAGAG AAGTATATCCAGGAAGCCAGGAACCTGGGCACAACCATCAGACAGCCCAAACTGTCCAACCTGTCACCTTCTGTCATCGCTCAGACTAACTGGAAATTTGTTGAAGGACTGCTGAAGGAGTGCAGGAACAAG aCCAAGCGTATGCTGGTTGAAAAGATGGGTCGGGAGGCCGTGGAGTTGGGTCACGGAGAGGTCAGCATCACCGGTGTTGAGGAGAATACTCTGATAGCGAGCCTCTGTGACTTGCTGGAGAGGATCTGGAGCCACGGGCTGCAGGTCAAACAG GGTAAATCTGCATTGTGGTCCCACCTGCTGCACTATCAGGagagcaaagagaagaaaaacgCAACTCCAGGTGGTTTGGGACCTCCAG GTTTCATTCATGACACCGAGAGACGCAAATCTGATGGTGGTGGATCAGCCATGCCCCCTCTTAAAGTCTCCCTGATCCAGGACATGAG aCACATTCAGAACATCAGTGAGATCAAGACAGATGTGGGCAAAGCCAGAGCCTGGGTTCGCCTCTCTATGGAGAAGAAGCTGCTCTCCAGACACCTGAAGCAGCTGCTTTCAGAGCATGAGCTTACAAA AAAACTGTACAAGCGATATGCCTTCCTCCGCTGTGATGATGAGAAGGAACAGTTTCTCTACCACCTCCTGTCCTTTAACGCTGTGGATTACTTCTGTTTCACCAACGTCTTTACAACCATCA TGATCCCCTACCATGTGGTGGCTGTTCCCAGTAAAAAGCTGGGTGGCTCCATGTTCACAGCCAACCCatgggtgtgtgtttctggcGAGCTCGCAGAGACCGGAGTCCTGCAGGTCCCCAGAAATACTCTGGAGATCACTTTTGAG tgcCAGAACTTGGGCAAGCTCACCACAGTGCAGATGGGTCACGATAACACGGGTCTCTACGCAAAGTGGCTTGTAGAGTGTGTTGTGGTCCGGAACGAGATCACAGGGCATACTTACAA GTTTCCGTGTGGCCGGTGGCTGGGGAAGGGCGTGGATGATGGCAGTTTGGAGAGGATCCTGGTGGGAGAGCTGATGACCCCCAGCACAGAGAATGATGAACGGATGTGCCGCACCCCCCCGATGCAGCAGTCCCCTGGGATGATGAGGAGGTTTGTTACCATCTCGCCAAGCAGCAAACCAA AGTTAAACACAGGTCAGATCCAGGAGGGAGTGGGAGAGGCCATCAATGGGATCGTGAAGCACTTCCACAAGCCGGAGAAGGAG aGGGGCAGTCTGACCCTTCTCCTCTGTGGGGAGTACGGCCTTGTCTGGGCTCTGGAGCAAGTTTTCCAGCACGGTTTCAAATCACCCCGACTCTTTAAGAATGTCTTCATCTGGGACTTCTTGG AAAAGTCAcaagtttattttgaaagtgctgaGCAGCGGGAGGTGACGCCAGATGAAAACTGGCAAACCAGAGTGCGCCACTTCTGCCGCTTCATGCGTGCCATCAACAACACATCCAGAAACATCGGCAAGGACGGGAAGTTCCAGATGCTCGTCTGTCTGGGTGCAAG GGACCATTTGCTGCATCACTGGATCGCTCTGCTCGCAGACTGTCCAATCACCGCTCAGATGTACGAAGACATCGCGCTGATGAAAGACCGCTCTTTGGTAAACTCTCTGATCAGAGTACTGCAGACTCTGCAGGAGTTCAACATCACCCTTGAGGCTTCGCTTGTCAAAGGTGTTGGTATCTAA
- the dennd5a gene encoding DENN domain-containing protein 5A isoform X2, whose amino-acid sequence MTTGFSSGSCRFADYFVICGLDTESGLEPDELSGENFEQSPLRRTFKSKVLAHYPDNVEWNPFDQDAVGMLCMPKGLAFRTQVDSLEPQFHSFIITREDGSRTYGCALTFFEEVTSKQICSAMQTLYHMHNAEQYDILHTPTSPPGPEDQRQQHSQPRPVLHAAPAISRLQRFNSYDISRDTLYVSKCICLITPMAFPQACRKVLQQLHQAVSSPQPPPLPLESFIYNILYEVPLPPSGRSLKFSGVYGPVVCQRPSTCELPLFDFSIGEMINLLGMENVLQLFTCALLEMQILLYSQHYQRLMIVAESITALMFPFQWQHVYVPILPASLLHFLDAPVPYLMGLHSNGQDDRTKLELPQEANLCFVDIDNHFIELPEELPQFPNKLEFIQEISAVLMSFGVSPEGNIHSSDSQAKYRGFRSVDMVSDKRNGNLASPLNSYLLRENETIARLQALVKRTGVSLAKLEVREDASSNKDMRVQCDEEELKMHQLNIHVREVFANRFTQMFADYEVFVIQPSQDKESWFTNRDQMQNFDKASFLSDQPEPYLPFLSRFLETQMFASFIDSKILCHDDEEKEHTLRVFDSRVDKIRMLNVRTPTLRTSMYQKCTTIEEAEKAIEMRMVKIDHTALHPHLLDMKIGQGRYEQGFFPRLQSDVLSTGPTSNKWAKRSAPAQWRRRDRQKQHAEHLYLDNDQREHVECLFPELQLLLFLDYYWLSQSFKPCLKSVTVDVKYIQEARNLGTTIRQPKLSNLSPSVIAQTNWKFVEGLLKECRNKTKRMLVEKMGREAVELGHGEVSITGVEENTLIASLCDLLERIWSHGLQVKQGKSALWSHLLHYQESKEKKNATPGGLGPPGFIHDTERRKSDGGGSAMPPLKVSLIQDMRHIQNISEIKTDVGKARAWVRLSMEKKLLSRHLKQLLSEHELTKKLYKRYAFLRCDDEKEQFLYHLLSFNAVDYFCFTNVFTTIMIPYHVVAVPSKKLGGSMFTANPWVCVSGELAETGVLQVPRNTLEITFECQNLGKLTTVQMGHDNTGLYAKWLVECVVVRNEITGHTYKFPCGRWLGKGVDDGSLERILVGELMTPSTENDERMCRTPPMQQSPGMMRRFVTISPSSKPKLNTGQIQEGVGEAINGIVKHFHKPEKERGSLTLLLCGEYGLVWALEQVFQHGFKSPRLFKNVFIWDFLEKSQVYFESAEQREVTPDENWQTRVRHFCRFMRAINNTSRNIGKDGKFQMLVCLGARDHLLHHWIALLADCPITAQMYEDIALMKDRSLVNSLIRVLQTLQEFNITLEASLVKGVGI is encoded by the exons ATGACAACCGGCTTCAGCTCCGGTTCCTGCCGCTTCGCAGATTATTTTGTGATCTGCGGACTCGACACCGAGAGCGGGCTGGAACCCGACGAACTGTCCG GTGAGAATTTTGAGCAGAGTCCATTGCGGAGAACCTTCAAATCCAAAGTCCTAGCACATTATCCAGACAATGTCGAGTGGAATCCATTTGACCAGGATGCAGTTGGCATG CTGTGTATGCCGAAGGGTCTGGCATTTAGGACACAGGTTGATTCCCTTGAGCCTCAGTTCCACTCCTTTATCATCACTAGAGAGGATGGCTCTCGGACCTACGGCTGCGCCCTCACCTTCTTCGAGGAGGTGACCAGTAAGCAGATCTGCAGTGCCATGCAGACTCTTTACCACATGCACAACGCAGAGCAGTACGACATCTTGCACACTCCCACCTCCCCACCAGGACCTGAGGATCAGCGGCAACAACACTCCCAGCCTCGTCCTGTGCTGCACGCTGCACCGGCCATCTCCCGACTGCAGCGCTTCAACTCGTATGACATCAGTCGGGACACGCTGTACGTGTCAAAGTGCATCTGCTTGATCACACCCATGGCCTTCCCTCAGGCCTGCAGGAAGGTGCTGCAGCAGCTTCACCAGGCTGTCTCATCCCCccagcccccacccctcccgTTAGAGAGCTTCATCTACAACATCCTCTATGAAGTACCCCTGCCACCCTCCGGGCGTTCCCTCAAGTTCTCAGGCGTGTACGGGCCTGTGGTATGCCAGAGGCCGAGCACATGTGAGCTGCCACTCTTTGACTTTTCCATTGGTGAAATGATTAATCTGCTGGGTATGGAGAACGTTCTTCAGCTTTTCACCTGTGCCCTGCTCGAGATGCAGATACTTCTCTACTCACAGC ATTACCAGAGGCTGATGATAGTGGCAGAGAGCATCACGGCCTTAATGTTCCCCTTCCAGTGGCAGCATGTGTACGTTCCCATTCTGCCCGCCTCCCTCCTTCACTTCCTGGACGCTCCTGTGCCGTATCTCATGGGCCTCCACTCCAACGGACAGGATGACCGCACCAAGCTAGAGCTGCCACAGGAG GCTAACTTGTGTTTTGTGGACATCGACAACCACTTCATCGAACTGCCAGAGGAGTTGCCCCAGTTCCCAAACAAACTAGAGTTCATTCAGGAGATCTCAGCGGTGCTCATGTCATTTGGCGTATCTCCAGAGGGAAACATTCACTCCAGCGACAGCCAGGCCAAGTACAGAGGCTTCCGATCTGTTGACATGGTCTCTGACAAGCGTAACGGCAACCTGGCCTCGCCGCTCAACTCCTACCTGCTGAGGGAGAATGAAACTATCGCCAGACTGCAGGCTCTGGTCAAGAGGACGGGGGTCAGCCTGGCGAAG CTGGAGGTGAGAGAGGATGCCAGCAGCAATAAGGATATGCGGGTTCAGTGTGATGAGGAGGAGCTAAAGATGCACCAGCTCAACATCCATGTGCGCGAGGTTTTCGCCAACCGATTCACCCAGATGTTCGCAGACTACGAGGTGTTTGTAATCCAGCCGAGCCAGGACAAAGAGTCCTGGTTCACCAATCGAGACCAGATGCAGAACTTTGACAAA GCCTCGTTCCTGTCTGACCAACCAGAGCCCTACCTGCCCTTCCTGTCACGTTTCTTGGAGACGCAGATGTTTGCCTCTTTCATTGACAGTAAGATCCTCTGTCATgatgatgaagagaaagagcACACGCTGAGGGTGTTTGACTCCCGAGTGGATAAGATTCGGATGCTAAACGTCCGCACGCCCACACTGCGCACCTCAATGTACCAGAAATGCACAACCATTGAAGAAGCAG AGAAAGCCATCGAGATGAGAATGGTAAAGATCGACCACACCGCCCTGCACCCCCACCTGCTGGACATGAAGATCGGCCAGGGACGCTACGAGCAGGGCTTCTTCCCCCGACTGCAGTCTGATGTGCTCTCCACTGGGCCTACCAGCAACAA GTGGGCCAAGAGGAGTGCTCCTGCCCAGTGGAGGCGGAGGGATCGACAGAAGCAGCACGCGGAGCACCTTTACTTAGACAACGACCAGAGAGAG CATGTAGAGTGTTTGTTTCCGGAGCTGCAGCTCCTGCTGTTTCTTGACTACTACTGGCTCTCGCAGTCCTTCAAGCCCTGTCTTAAGTCGGTGACTGTGGACGTG AAGTATATCCAGGAAGCCAGGAACCTGGGCACAACCATCAGACAGCCCAAACTGTCCAACCTGTCACCTTCTGTCATCGCTCAGACTAACTGGAAATTTGTTGAAGGACTGCTGAAGGAGTGCAGGAACAAG aCCAAGCGTATGCTGGTTGAAAAGATGGGTCGGGAGGCCGTGGAGTTGGGTCACGGAGAGGTCAGCATCACCGGTGTTGAGGAGAATACTCTGATAGCGAGCCTCTGTGACTTGCTGGAGAGGATCTGGAGCCACGGGCTGCAGGTCAAACAG GGTAAATCTGCATTGTGGTCCCACCTGCTGCACTATCAGGagagcaaagagaagaaaaacgCAACTCCAGGTGGTTTGGGACCTCCAG GTTTCATTCATGACACCGAGAGACGCAAATCTGATGGTGGTGGATCAGCCATGCCCCCTCTTAAAGTCTCCCTGATCCAGGACATGAG aCACATTCAGAACATCAGTGAGATCAAGACAGATGTGGGCAAAGCCAGAGCCTGGGTTCGCCTCTCTATGGAGAAGAAGCTGCTCTCCAGACACCTGAAGCAGCTGCTTTCAGAGCATGAGCTTACAAA AAAACTGTACAAGCGATATGCCTTCCTCCGCTGTGATGATGAGAAGGAACAGTTTCTCTACCACCTCCTGTCCTTTAACGCTGTGGATTACTTCTGTTTCACCAACGTCTTTACAACCATCA TGATCCCCTACCATGTGGTGGCTGTTCCCAGTAAAAAGCTGGGTGGCTCCATGTTCACAGCCAACCCatgggtgtgtgtttctggcGAGCTCGCAGAGACCGGAGTCCTGCAGGTCCCCAGAAATACTCTGGAGATCACTTTTGAG tgcCAGAACTTGGGCAAGCTCACCACAGTGCAGATGGGTCACGATAACACGGGTCTCTACGCAAAGTGGCTTGTAGAGTGTGTTGTGGTCCGGAACGAGATCACAGGGCATACTTACAA GTTTCCGTGTGGCCGGTGGCTGGGGAAGGGCGTGGATGATGGCAGTTTGGAGAGGATCCTGGTGGGAGAGCTGATGACCCCCAGCACAGAGAATGATGAACGGATGTGCCGCACCCCCCCGATGCAGCAGTCCCCTGGGATGATGAGGAGGTTTGTTACCATCTCGCCAAGCAGCAAACCAA AGTTAAACACAGGTCAGATCCAGGAGGGAGTGGGAGAGGCCATCAATGGGATCGTGAAGCACTTCCACAAGCCGGAGAAGGAG aGGGGCAGTCTGACCCTTCTCCTCTGTGGGGAGTACGGCCTTGTCTGGGCTCTGGAGCAAGTTTTCCAGCACGGTTTCAAATCACCCCGACTCTTTAAGAATGTCTTCATCTGGGACTTCTTGG AAAAGTCAcaagtttattttgaaagtgctgaGCAGCGGGAGGTGACGCCAGATGAAAACTGGCAAACCAGAGTGCGCCACTTCTGCCGCTTCATGCGTGCCATCAACAACACATCCAGAAACATCGGCAAGGACGGGAAGTTCCAGATGCTCGTCTGTCTGGGTGCAAG GGACCATTTGCTGCATCACTGGATCGCTCTGCTCGCAGACTGTCCAATCACCGCTCAGATGTACGAAGACATCGCGCTGATGAAAGACCGCTCTTTGGTAAACTCTCTGATCAGAGTACTGCAGACTCTGCAGGAGTTCAACATCACCCTTGAGGCTTCGCTTGTCAAAGGTGTTGGTATCTAA